The Herbiconiux sp. SALV-R1 nucleotide sequence CCCTCGCCGAGACCGACGGATGGGCGCAGCTCCTCCGCGAGGGCACGGTCGTGGCCGCGAGCGAGGACCTCGACGACACCAGGCCCCTCGTCGACACCGACGACGGCTCCACCGACCCCGACGACCTCCTCGGCCGCACCGTCCCCGTGCCGGGCGACGACGATCGCCTCGTCCTCGCCGCCGGCTCCACCGACGACGGCCTCCTCGTGGTGGGCGTCGACGACGGCGTCCGCGCCGACGCCGTCGCGACCACCATCGTGCTGCTCGCCATCGCCGCGCCGCTGCTGGTGGCCCTGATGGCGGTCATCACCTTCGTCTCGGTGGGCCGTGCCCTGCGACCGGTCGACCGCATCCGTGCCGCCACCGACGGCATCACCGCCGACGACCTCGGCCGCCGCCTCGACGTGCCGCAGGGCTCAGCCGAGCTCGCCCGACTCGCGACCACCATGAATCGGATGCTCGCGCGACTCGACGAGGCCCAGTCACGCCAGCGACGCTTCGTCTCCGACGCCTCGCACGAACTGCGCTCCCCGCTCAGCGCCCTGCGCCAGACGGCCGAGGTGGCGCGGGACTACCCGGGAACCCTGCCACCCGACCGCCTCGCGCACACCGTCGCCGAGGAGTCCGAGCGCATGGCCGCGCTCGTCGACGGCCTGCTGCTGCTCACCCGCGCCGACGAGGGCGCGCTGCGACCCGACGCCCACGAGGTCGATCTCGACGACCTCGTGCTCGCCGAGGCGGCGCGGCTGCGCGCGGCCCACCCGGGGCTGCGCATCGACACCTCGGGCGTCGGTGCGGCACGGGTGCGCGGCGACTCGGGCATGCTGGGGCGGATGCTGCGCAATCTCGGCGACAACGCGGCACGGCACGCGCGCACGACGGTCGCGCTGGGGTGCCGGGGGGTCGACGGACGCGCGGAGGTGAGGGTGGCCGACGACGGCTCCGGCATACCTGTCGCCGACCGCGAGCGCGTGTTCGAACGCTTCGTACGGCTCGACGAGTCGCGCTCCCGCGACGCCGGCGGATCGGGCCTCGGGCTCGCGATCGTCGCGTCGATCGTGCGGGCCCACGCGGGCACGGTGTCGATCACCGACGACGAGCCGGCGGGCGGCGGCGCGGACGTGGCGAGCCCCGGCACGGTCTTCTCCGTGGTGCTTCCCGCGGTGTGAGGGCGCCGACCTACGATAAGGCGCATGGACGAACCCACCGAAGACCAGCTCGAGGCCTCCCCGAAGCTGGAGAAGCGCACCGTCGGCGACGAGATCCGCTACTACGTGAAGAACATCAAGGAGCACTGGCCCGTCGTGGTCGAGCAGAATCCGGATGCGGCGGGGCACGAGGCGTGGTGGACCAAAGACGGCAAGTTCCACGCCACCCACGACCAGCTGCGCCGCGATGCGATGGTGGGTGCGATCGTCTGAACGCCGAACCAGCGCCCGGACGCGGTCGCGATGCTGCGGCGGCGAGGCGCCGCGCTCAGCCGACCCGCACGACCGGACCTCAGTCGACCCGCACGACCGACAGCGCGTAGATCGACGGCGCCCCGTCGTGAACGAGCGTCGTGACGAGCCCCTGCTCGGGGATGGTCGCGTCGAAGGCGATGGTCGCATTGCTGCACACCGTCCCCTCCCCCGCCGACGCGCCGTCGACCGTCGTGACGCTCGCGGTGATCGTGCCCTCCCCCCGGCAGGCCAACTGCAGCTGGTAGCTCCCCGCCTCGAGCGTGGTGTTCGTCGAGGTGAGCTGCTGGGCCGAGTGCTCGCTCATCCAGCCCGACGAGGTGGTGCGATGCCCCGGCGACCCCGCCGCGGGCACGGCCTCCGCGGCCCACTTCGCGATCTCGTCGGCGGGCAACGGCAGCTGCGCCTCCTCCTCGTCGGCCCGCGGATCGATCGTCGGAGTGGGGCTCGCCGACGTCGGCGCCGCCGTCGCGCTCGCGGCGGACCCGCCCGCCTCACCCCCGTCGTCGCCCGGCCCGACACAGGCGCTCAGCGCTACCGCCGTCAGCACGACCGCGGCCAACGATCCAGCGGTCCGGACTGTGGTGGTTCCCGTGGTGGCAGTCATCCCGGCACGCTATTCGACGAACGTTGAGACCCCATCCGAGCGGATGCGCCCCGACGGTGCTAGGGTCGGCGCCCGCTGGTGGCCACGAACGCGAGCCCCGTGGTCGTCACGTCGACCGAGCCGGAGTCGGGCGACACGAACACCGCCCCGCCCGGCGCGAGCTCGCGCGTCGCCGACGCGTCGGTGACGGAGGTCGCGCCCTCCACCCCCAGCACGATCGCCGCCTCGGGCAGATTCACCCGCGCGGTGCCGGGCTCGAGTCGCAGCAGACGGAAGTCGTCGAGCGGCACCTCGTACTCACTGAGCACCCCGCCCCGTGGCACCGCGGGGGCGAACGGCACGGGCATCTCGGCGAAGTCGAGCACGGCCAGCAATTCGGGCACGTCGACGGGTTTCGTGGTGAGGCCTCCGCGCAGCACGTTGTCGCTGGCCGCCATGATCTCGACACCGAGACCATCCACGTAGGCGTGGATGTTGCCGGCCGGAAGGTACAGCGCTTCCCCCGGCTGCAACCTCACCACGTTGAGCAGCACCGCTACCGCGATACCGGGGTCGCCGGGGTAGTGGCGCTCGAGGTCGGCGATCAGCCGCGTCTCGGCGCGCCACTCCTCGTCGTCGACGCACCCGGCCGCCGCGACCAACGCCCGAACGAGCGGCCCCGAATCGCCGAGCAGCACCGCACCGACCACCTCTCCGAGGCCTCCCGTCGCCAGCAGCTCGCGCTGGTCGGCGATGAGGCGGGCACCGGCATCCTCACCCGCCGCGGCGGCGGCGAGTTCGAGCCGCCGCAGCAGCTCCAACGTGCGTGCGACCGGCCGGAAGCCGCACATCGCCGTGAACCCGGGGCGCAGCGCCACCATGAGCTCGGGCTTGTGCCACTCGTCTCGGTAGTTGCGCCTCGCAGAGTCGCGCGGAACCCCTCGCGCCTCCTCGTCGGCGAACCCCGCCCTGGCGCGCTCGAGCGTGGGGTGCGCCTGGATGGAGAGCGGCTTCTCCGCCGCGAGCAGCTTGAGCAGGAAGGGCAGGCGGGTGCGGTCGCCGCCGAGCGCGCGCTGCGGATCGCGCGCGATCCAGTCGTTCAGGGTGTCGGGGAGACCGTCGACCCGTTCGGTGAAGGTGGTGGTGCTGTCGGGATGCGCACCCAACCACAGCTCGGCCTGCGGCTCCCCGGTGGGCTCCTCGCCGAACAGCGCGGGCAGAGCGGTGCGAGAGCCCCAGTGATAGTTCTTGGGCGCGGCGGAGACACGGATGAGCATGGTGACGATCCCGTCGTCGGGCCGGCTGTGCCGGCGGAGGAGGAAGAAGAGGAGGGGCAGCGCGTCGTCAGCGACGACGGATGACGTTGAACGCGATCTCGCTGCTGCGGTGGTAGTCGAGGGCGTAGAGCACGCGCCGGCCCTCCCGGGTGAGGCAGGTCTCCTCGACCAGGAGCCACGGGTCGTACCGCTCGAGGTCGTGCTTGGCCGCGTACTCGGCGGGGAGGTTCGCGGCACTGATGCGGGCGATCGACGATCCGATGCTGTGACCGTGGCCCTCGAGGGCGCTCGTGATGGAGATGCCCCAGTCGCGGTAGGCGAGCGGCCCAGGCAGGCTGTCGCGGCGGATGATGTTGATGCTGAACACCATCGGCTCGTCGTTGCCGAGCCGCAGCCTCACCAGCCTGATGACGGGGTCGCCCGGCTGGAGGCCCAGCTGGTCGGCGATGTGCTCGTCGGCGACGTCTTCGGAGACGCTCAGCACCACGTTCGTCACCGCGTAGCCGAGGCCCTCGAGCATCTCGGTGATGCTCTCGTAGATCGTCACCGGGCGTTCGATGCTCATCGCCCCGAGAGCCGACAAGAACCGGCCACGGCCCTGGATGGCGTTCACCAGCCCGTCTTGCTCGAGCAGCTTCAGTGCCTCCCGCACCGTCGACCGCGAGGCGCCGAAGCGCTCGGCGAGCTCGGGCTCGGTGGGCAGCTGGTCGCCGGGGGTGAGCTCCTCGGCCGCGATGAGCTCGAGCAGATCGTCTTTCAGCTTGTGGGCAAGGGGAGCCCGCTTCGCCTCCGCGTTCTTCGCAGCGTTCACGGCAGCCCTCCTCCGCGGCGCCGACAGCGCCCGTGCAGACCCAGTGTAGGGGTCATTCGTCTGACAACCATGGCAAATGTCCTACCTGTTGTCGATGCGCGCTTCAGTGCCCGCTTCGCCGGCCGCTCCGACACCGCACCAGTCGACGGCGGCGCGGGCGATCATCCGGGCCGCCAGGGCGATGTTCGCAAGCGCGACGCGCTCGTCGGCGGCGTGCGCCACCCGCACGTCGCCCGGGCCGCAGACGAGCGCCGGAATGCCGTAGGCCTCGTAGAAGTTGGCGTCGGACTGCGCGGCGGCGGTGACGGGAGCGTCGAGCTGAGGCACGGCCGACTCGACGGCGGCGAGCCCGGTCCGGCTCGCCATCACCGATCTCGCGAACTCGCCCTCGGGGTCGGTGAAGGCCGGGGGCCAGGAGTCGATCCAGGTGAACTCCACCGGATGCTCGCGCAACCACGGATCGAGTCGCGAGGCGAGCGCGATGTGCTCCTCCACCTCGGTCGCGATCTCGTCGGAGGTGTACCCCGGCGGGAACGACAGGAGATAGTCGATGCGCGCCCGGTCGGGGAAGTAGGGAGCGGCCTCCACCCCGATATCCGCCCGCAGCACGCCGGGGTGGATGATGAAGGCTCCGGCGGGGAAGCTCGGATGCGTCTTCGTGAACGCCCACTGCTCTTCGAGCTGGCGCATCGCACCGTAGACGTAGACGACCTTGTCGATCGCGTTCACGCCGATCTCGTCGCCCGGCCCGCCGGCACGGATCGCCAGGTTGCGCGAGGCCCAGTGCGTGGATTTACCGCGCACCGTCACGGAGAAGAGATGGTTCCCGGCCGCCGCGTTGGCGACGCGCAGCAGATCGGGTGCCGTCGAGGTGGGCTCGGGAACGATGACCCCGTCGACCAGATAGCCGGCCTCGAGCACGGCCGTGGTGCCGATCTCATGGCTCATCGTCTCCTCGCCCACGACGGAGTGGATGTGCAGATCACCCGCCAAGGTGACGCCCGCACTCCGCAACGCCCTGGCCGCGAGCCACATCGCGGCATGGCCCGCCTTCATGTCGGTGGCACCGAGACCGTACAGCCAGCCGTCTTCGATCACCGCCGTCCACGGGTCGTCGAACCGGCCGGCCTGGGGCGAGACGGTGTCGATGTGCCCGTTGAGAGCGAGGGAGCGCCCGCCACCGCTCCCCGGGAGCACCGCGACGAGGTTCGGGCGGCCCTCCGCCGCGTCCACCCAGTCGATGGTGAAGCCGAGCGGCCCGAGCGCATCGGCGAGCACCTCGTTCGCCCGCTTCTCCTCACCCGTGTAGAGGCTTCCGTCGACGCCCGGTTGGAGCGGGTTCACGCTGCGCACGGCGACGAGTCGCGTGAGCAGATCGGTGGCCTCGTCGGCGAACTCGTCGACGGCGGCGTCGATCGCGGCGTAGGCCTCGGCTGCAGCCTGCTCGGTCATCGGGTCTCCTCGGTGGTCGGTGTGGTGGGGTTCGGGGTCGGAACCGTCGTCTCGGGCGGGTGCGGCCAGCCGGCCGGGTGGGTGCAGGTCTCGGCGGCGTGCGCGGCCCCGCCCGCGAGAGCGTCGGCGACCCCGCCTCCGCCGACCCGCCGGGCGATGAAGCCCGCGATGAAGCTGTCACCCGCCCCGGTGGTGTCGACGACCGTGGTGGGCACGGCCTGCTGCACCCAGGTCGACTCGCCGTCGAAGCCCAGCGCGCCCTCGGCACCCCGCGTCACGACCACGAGCGGCACGCCCTCGGCCGCCGTCGCCGCGGCGAGCGCCGCCGCATCCGCCCCCTCCCCCGCCGAGAGGAACGCGACGTCGAGGTGGTCGAGGCCGGCGGCAACCGCGCAGTCCTGACTCACCGTGCCGCTGCCTCGTCGGGCCAGTTCGGCACGCAGCTCGCTGGCACGCGGGAGCATGCCGAGGTGCACCCAGTCCGCCGAGGCGATCGCCTCGAGCGCCGCGGGGTCGGGGTAGTAGTCGGCGGTGACCCCGAAGTCCTCGCGCTCGAAGACGCGGTCGCCGCCCGGGAGGAGCCGGATGACGGTGACGGCGGTCTCCCCCGGCAGCACCGCGAGGTCGTCGGCCGGGATGCCGTTGACGGCGAGTCCGCGCTCGATGATGCGCGCATCCGGGTCGTCGGCGACGGCGCCGAAGTAGCGCACCGGCACGCCGAGGCGGGCGAGTTGCACGGCGACGTTGAACGCGTTGCCACCCGAGTACTCGACGGTGGAGTCGGCCAGGTAGCGGTCGACGGTGTTGTCGCCGACGACGGCGACCCAGGGTGCGCTCGTGGGGCCCGTCATGCCGCCTGCGCTCCCGTCATGATGGCGACCGCCTCGGTCATCGAGTGCGACTGCGGGGTGATGGTGGCGGCGCACTTGCCGAGGCGCTGGATGTGGATGCGGTCGGCGACCTGGAACACCTGCGGCATGTTGTGGCTGATGATGATGACCGGGATGCCCCGCTCCCGGAGCGCCTCCACGAGGCCGAGCACCTGGTTCGACTCGCGCACGCCGAGGGCGGCGGTGGGCTCGTCGAGCACCACGACCTTCGACCCGAAGGCCGCAGCTCGAGCCACGGCGACGGCCTGGCGCTGGCCGCCAGAGAGGTTCTCCACCGGCACGGTCACGTCTTGCAGGGTCGAGATGCCGAGTTCGGTGAGCTCGCGCTTGGCCTTGTCGCGCATCCCCTTGGTGTCGAGCACGCGGAAGAAGGAGCCGAGTATCCCGGGCTTGCGCTCCTCACGGCCGAGGAACAGGTTCGACGCCACGTCGAGCGCGGGCGAGACAGCGAGGTTCTGGTACACCGTCTCGATGCCGGCGAGCCTGGCGTCTTGCGGCCGCTTGAAGCTCACCGGGCTGCCGTCGAGCAGCAGTTCGCCGGTGTCGGGCGCCTCGGCGCCGGTGAGGCACTTCACCAGGGTCGACTTGCCCGCACCGTTGTCGCCGATGATGGCGAGCACCTCGCCCGGGTAGAGCTTCAGGCCCACCCCGTCGAGGCCGACGACGCGCCCGTAGGTCTTCACGAGCCCGCGCGCCTCGAGGATGGGAGTAAGGGTCGATGAGGGGGTCGGGGTCATGAGCGGGCCTTCCTGATCCACTGGTCGACGGCGACGGCGACGATGATGAGCACTCCGACGGCGAGCGTCTGGTAGAGCACGTCGAGGCCGGCGAGGGCGAGTCCGTTCCTGAACACTCCCACGATGAGGGCGCCGAGGAGGGTGCCCCAGATGGCGCCGCGACCGCCGAACAGGCTCGTGCCGCCGATCACGACGGCGGTGATCGAGTCGAGGTTGAGGTCGATTCCCGAGTTGGGGCTCGCCGCGTTGGTGCGGCCGATCTGGATCCAGGCGGTGATGGCGATGATGACGCCCGCGGTGAGGTACACCGAGAGCAGCACGCGGTCGACCCGGATGCCGGCGAGCCTCGCCGCCTCCTTGTCGTCGCCCACGGCGTAGACGTGCTTGCCCCAAGCGGTGCGATTGAGCACGAAGGCCATCACCACGTAGAGCACCAGCATGATGACCACGCCGACCGTGAGGCTGATGCCCGCGACGCCGAAGCTCGCGCCCGTGACGGTGAGGAGCGGGGGCAGGTCGGAGCCGCGCACGGTTCCGCCGCCGGTGTAGAGCAGCGTCACGGCCGTGAAGATGCTGAGCGTGCCGAGGGTCACGATGAACGGTGGGAGCCGCAGCCGGGTGACCAGCAGACCGTTCAGGCCCCCGGCGGCGAGGCCGACGACCATGCCGAGGAGAAGACAGAGGAAGGTCGGGAGGCCCGTCGTCGCCGCGGTCTGCGCCATCACCATCGCGGAGAGGATCATGACGGCCCCCACCGACAGGTCGATGCCCGCGGTGAGGATGATGAGGGTCTGGGCGATCGCGAGCGTGCCTACGACGGCGACCTGCTGCGTGATGAGCGAGAGGTTCTCGGGCCTCAGGAAGCGGTCGTTGAGCAGGCCGAAGACGATCACGGCGATGACCAGCACGACGGCGGGACTGATGGCGGGGTGGCGGTGGAGCAGGCTCCGGATGCGGGTGGCGGGCGTCGTGCGGTCGAGGAACTCCTCGGCCAGGTCGACTGACC carries:
- a CDS encoding cell wall metabolism sensor histidine kinase WalK, with protein sequence MAEPRERAAEARGTQGPGAPHTQRDRGHPRRPRTRPRTLRGRITLITTLVMAAAVALGGSGFAVALSLSLHQQAVQAAETELDRVESLLERQGPTALAETDGWAQLLREGTVVAASEDLDDTRPLVDTDDGSTDPDDLLGRTVPVPGDDDRLVLAAGSTDDGLLVVGVDDGVRADAVATTIVLLAIAAPLLVALMAVITFVSVGRALRPVDRIRAATDGITADDLGRRLDVPQGSAELARLATTMNRMLARLDEAQSRQRRFVSDASHELRSPLSALRQTAEVARDYPGTLPPDRLAHTVAEESERMAALVDGLLLLTRADEGALRPDAHEVDLDDLVLAEAARLRAAHPGLRIDTSGVGAARVRGDSGMLGRMLRNLGDNAARHARTTVALGCRGVDGRAEVRVADDGSGIPVADRERVFERFVRLDESRSRDAGGSGLGLAIVASIVRAHAGTVSITDDEPAGGGADVASPGTVFSVVLPAV
- the manA gene encoding mannose-6-phosphate isomerase, class I produces the protein MLIRVSAAPKNYHWGSRTALPALFGEEPTGEPQAELWLGAHPDSTTTFTERVDGLPDTLNDWIARDPQRALGGDRTRLPFLLKLLAAEKPLSIQAHPTLERARAGFADEEARGVPRDSARRNYRDEWHKPELMVALRPGFTAMCGFRPVARTLELLRRLELAAAAAGEDAGARLIADQRELLATGGLGEVVGAVLLGDSGPLVRALVAAAGCVDDEEWRAETRLIADLERHYPGDPGIAVAVLLNVVRLQPGEALYLPAGNIHAYVDGLGVEIMAASDNVLRGGLTTKPVDVPELLAVLDFAEMPVPFAPAVPRGGVLSEYEVPLDDFRLLRLEPGTARVNLPEAAIVLGVEGATSVTDASATRELAPGGAVFVSPDSGSVDVTTTGLAFVATSGRRP
- a CDS encoding GntR family transcriptional regulator, giving the protein MNAAKNAEAKRAPLAHKLKDDLLELIAAEELTPGDQLPTEPELAERFGASRSTVREALKLLEQDGLVNAIQGRGRFLSALGAMSIERPVTIYESITEMLEGLGYAVTNVVLSVSEDVADEHIADQLGLQPGDPVIRLVRLRLGNDEPMVFSINIIRRDSLPGPLAYRDWGISITSALEGHGHSIGSSIARISAANLPAEYAAKHDLERYDPWLLVEETCLTREGRRVLYALDYHRSSEIAFNVIRRR
- a CDS encoding M20/M25/M40 family metallo-hydrolase; amino-acid sequence: MTEQAAAEAYAAIDAAVDEFADEATDLLTRLVAVRSVNPLQPGVDGSLYTGEEKRANEVLADALGPLGFTIDWVDAAEGRPNLVAVLPGSGGGRSLALNGHIDTVSPQAGRFDDPWTAVIEDGWLYGLGATDMKAGHAAMWLAARALRSAGVTLAGDLHIHSVVGEETMSHEIGTTAVLEAGYLVDGVIVPEPTSTAPDLLRVANAAAGNHLFSVTVRGKSTHWASRNLAIRAGGPGDEIGVNAIDKVVYVYGAMRQLEEQWAFTKTHPSFPAGAFIIHPGVLRADIGVEAAPYFPDRARIDYLLSFPPGYTSDEIATEVEEHIALASRLDPWLREHPVEFTWIDSWPPAFTDPEGEFARSVMASRTGLAAVESAVPQLDAPVTAAAQSDANFYEAYGIPALVCGPGDVRVAHAADERVALANIALAARMIARAAVDWCGVGAAGEAGTEARIDNR
- a CDS encoding PfkB family carbohydrate kinase — protein: MTGPTSAPWVAVVGDNTVDRYLADSTVEYSGGNAFNVAVQLARLGVPVRYFGAVADDPDARIIERGLAVNGIPADDLAVLPGETAVTVIRLLPGGDRVFEREDFGVTADYYPDPAALEAIASADWVHLGMLPRASELRAELARRGSGTVSQDCAVAAGLDHLDVAFLSAGEGADAAALAAATAAEGVPLVVVTRGAEGALGFDGESTWVQQAVPTTVVDTTGAGDSFIAGFIARRVGGGGVADALAGGAAHAAETCTHPAGWPHPPETTVPTPNPTTPTTEETR
- a CDS encoding ATP-binding cassette domain-containing protein, with the translated sequence MTPTPSSTLTPILEARGLVKTYGRVVGLDGVGLKLYPGEVLAIIGDNGAGKSTLVKCLTGAEAPDTGELLLDGSPVSFKRPQDARLAGIETVYQNLAVSPALDVASNLFLGREERKPGILGSFFRVLDTKGMRDKAKRELTELGISTLQDVTVPVENLSGGQRQAVAVARAAAFGSKVVVLDEPTAALGVRESNQVLGLVEALRERGIPVIIISHNMPQVFQVADRIHIQRLGKCAATITPQSHSMTEAVAIMTGAQAA
- a CDS encoding ABC transporter permease — translated: MTDTARPTGSVDLAEEFLDRTTPATRIRSLLHRHPAISPAVVLVIAVIVFGLLNDRFLRPENLSLITQQVAVVGTLAIAQTLIILTAGIDLSVGAVMILSAMVMAQTAATTGLPTFLCLLLGMVVGLAAGGLNGLLVTRLRLPPFIVTLGTLSIFTAVTLLYTGGGTVRGSDLPPLLTVTGASFGVAGISLTVGVVIMLVLYVVMAFVLNRTAWGKHVYAVGDDKEAARLAGIRVDRVLLSVYLTAGVIIAITAWIQIGRTNAASPNSGIDLNLDSITAVVIGGTSLFGGRGAIWGTLLGALIVGVFRNGLALAGLDVLYQTLAVGVLIIVAVAVDQWIRKARS